A segment of the Salvelinus namaycush isolate Seneca chromosome 42, SaNama_1.0, whole genome shotgun sequence genome:
aaactAGTAACGACCGCTTTAATGACACTGATCATGAATAGGAGGTTTGATGTGTAGTGTGGGCATTGGGATGGGTGGAAGAAGTGGGGCCTAAAAAGGGTAATTGTGTGTTCAGACTCTGCTATTAGCCTGGTCGTGCTGAGAGAAGGTTAGTCAAAAGGCATGCTCAGACCTGATAACAGCTGTTTAGGGCACTTTATAGGGTGGGGCAGAAAGGGAGTAAGATAGGTTTTCTGTGGGTCCCAGCTCATGTTGGGGTAGGGAGAAATGAGGCAGCAGAGGAGGTAGCGAAAGCAGCTGTGAAGGAGGCGGTGCATAAGGTGGTCCCATTAGGGGTTGATGGAATGTACGAGCATCATAGCAGAGGGGTTGACCCAGGAGTGGCAAcgtgagtgggagagagaggagcggggAAGGAAGTTTCTCTATCCAGAATTCTGAGAGGGAGGTCGGGTATCTGGGGTGTGAAAGGAGGGATGGGGTTCTGTTGACAAGGCTGAGGTTGGGTCATTGTGGATTGGGTAGTGGGTTATTGTTAGTGGGGAAACACCCAGATGGGAAGTGTGAGGAATGTGGTGAGGTAGAGATTGAAGTATGTCCTGTTATATTGCTGGTGGTATGCTGAGGATAGGAGGCCATTTTTCTGTGAGCTGACTGTTGTGTAACTGCATTTTTGCCTGTAACAATTTTGAGCTAGCACTTTGACTTctgatgtaaaaaaggctttataaatacatttgattgattgagctCAAATAATAGGCAGATCGAAATAACAAGGAAGCTGTTGTCCTTTCTCTATTCCACGGGCCTGCACCTACTGGTGTGAGGCTATTGGATATTTAAATGTGTAATTTGCACTCTGACCTGAGAAATGCAGCGATACAGCGTCTAGTCTGCCGGAAATGCACAAGAAGAAGGTTTGATGTGTAATGGAGCAGTATCATATTTCAATGAACAGCACACATACCTTTTCATTTAACCGCACCCTTTGAGCTATGATTCCAACCAATAAGATCCTTTCTCTTCAGTGTAAACAGAAGTGAGGTTGTGACTCATAGGCGCAAGATGGCACAAGCAGGAGGAGGTGTGGATCATaaagatagatagaggactcgtctttgtatctgtgccattatagcgtctGACAGCATGGAAAACAGAGCAAAGCAGAGTTAGGAAATAACACGTCCAGTGCTGTGTATGTCTCCTCGTCTTATAGGAGAACGTTTGTTGAAGAGGAGCGGAACAAGTTGCCAAATCAGAGTAATCCATTTGAGATTTCCAGACTGGTGGAAAGAGTGATGGTAAAGTGAATTGTGTGTGGGTTATGAGAAGTGGACTTGTTCTGATTTCTTGCACTTCAGAGGAACAGAAGGAGCGTGTGTTGTGTTTCACCTGATTTCGAGAAGGTTGCCATGTCATACGTGGCTATTCGGAGCAGGGCACCCCTCAAGGGGGTAATATCTGTCGTCCACAGGAGGCTGCGGAGGGGATAACAGCTCAtaaatggctggaacggagcaaatggaatggcaaacATGGAAACTGactttgataccattccactgatgccgctccagccattaccacaagcccgttctgcccaattaaggtgccaccaacctcctgtgctggaGTCTTGTGGGAAATTGATGTTGCAGAAATAAAATGTATCCATGGAGTGATTGATGCACGTCGGATGAATGGAGTTTAAAAAtattaattttttaatttttttaacgaGTCCATCCGTACCCAAGTACAGTTGGGGTATATGAATTACCATGTCAGAGGGTTTATCCAAAGACCAATGCAGTGTAATCACTGTAGAGGTTATGGACATGTGGAAAGTGTCTGCAGAAGGGAAAATTCGAGATGTCCATTTTGTGGAAGAGATCATCTCATGTGTTGTAAACGTGAGGAGCACTtgttgcaattgtggtggggATCATGAAGCGACATCTTAAGAATGGCCGGTGAGGGTGGTTGAGGATGAGGTGGCTGAAGTCAGGGACAACCAGAACATTTCATATGAAACAGCTGTAAAAAGGATTGAGGGATCTAATGGTCCTGAAGAGCCTATGGTGGTGAATACGCCTTCTCTGCAGGCGGCAGGGGTTGCCAGACATTTTACATCTCaagaaggtggactttgtggcCTTTATAACTATGGTGGTTAACGGCACTGCCAAAGTGGAGAGGAAGTCCAGGAAAATAGCCATTGTGGATGTGGCAGAGCAGTTCCTGGGACTGGAAGACTTCTCAGCGGAGGAGATGCATGGAGTATTGTCACGAGCCATACCACCCTCTCAGGCCCTAGAGCCTGAGAGAGGAGATATGAAGCTGAAGGATGGAAGTAGTGAGCTTTGTTTTTGTTAATGTATTATTTTTTGTTTTGTGGATTAAGTTAGTTTTCCTACATCACATATGGATCTTGTTTTTTCAACCCCGTCCAGTTGGTGGCAGCAACACACCTTATTGGGGAAAAAACACACagaagaagtagtagtagtagtaaacgTAAGTGAAGACTCAATGTAGGAAGTGGATGTTTTGTTTGAAACTGATGGCGTTGGATGAAGTGGCGTCCGTGAGAATAACAAGAATTGGGGttattttgtttgtgtgtgtccggAGCAGACGGAGCGTGCTTTGCAACTCAAAAAGATATCGGATTGGAATGTGTCGCGTGTGGATCTTCAAAGCAGGGCGCCTATCAAGGGGGTTCTCTGGGGTGGCACTAGAAGTGAAATCAAAAGATATCACTGAAGAAGTAGATGGAATGGTTGGTGCACGCCGACTGACCTGCATGGTTAATGGATTGAGGAAGCCCACTCCATCCATTCTATTGTTCTTTGAAGAAGAGTCTCCCTTCTCACATATTTGGGTTATGTAAGAGCCTTTGTGCCTAAACACATGCAGTGTGATAAATGCAAAATATTTGGATGTAAGTGTACACtatcggtcaaaagttttagaacacctactcattcaagggtttttctttatttttactattttctacattgtagaataatagtgaagacatcacctatgaaataacacacctATGAAGACATCACctatgaatcatgtagtaacctgaaaaaagtgttacacaaatcaaaatatacactaccgttcaaaagtttggggtcacttagaaatgtccttgtttttgaaagaaaatcattttttgtccatttaaaataacaaattgatcagaattacagtgtagacattgttaatgttgtaaatgactattgaggctggaaacggcagattttttatggaatatctacgtaggcgtacagagggcCATTAtctgcaaccatcactcctgtgttccaatggcacgttgtgttagctaatccaagtttatcattttaaaaggctaattgatgattagaaaacccttttgcaattatgttagcacagctgaaaactgttgtcctgattttaagaagcaataaaactggccttgttgagaatctggagcatcagcatttgggggttcgattacaggctcaaaatggccagaaacaaaacttttctgaaactcgtcagtctattcttgttctgagaaatgaaggctattccatgagaaattgccaagaaactgaagatctcgtacaactgtGTACTActaccttcacagaacagcgcaaactggctataaccagaatagaaagaggagtgggaggccccggtgcacaactgagcaagaggacaagtacattagtgtctagtttgagaaacagacacctcacaagtcctcaactggcagcttcattaaatagtacccgcaaaacaccagtctcaacatcaacagtgaagaggcgactccgggatgctggccttctaggcatcattccatatgtgttatttcatagttttaatgtctatactattattctacaatgtagaaaatagtaaaaataaataacccttgaatgagtaggtgttctaaaacttttgaccggtagtgtatatagacGGGATGAGTTTCAAAAAATTATATGCCAGATGGTTAAATGCTGCAATTGTGGTGGCGAACATGCGCCCAAATTCTTGAATTGCCCCGTTAGGgtgaaggagacagaggtggCAGAAATAGGGCTGTCAGGGAGAAGGGAGTAACATTTTAGAAACAATGGTAGTTCGATTAGAGACACTAGTGAATGTTCCTCGCCAACAGAGAGATCCTTACATGATAAACAGTGACTTGCAATGGTTATAAACTGCACAGAGCAAACAGAAAGAAAAATCTAAGAAAATAGTAATCATTGAGTGCGACTCAACGTTTTTTGGAGACTTACAGCAGAGACATTACAAGTAATCCTGTCGATGAATGTTCCGCTCTCACAGGCCCCTGAGCCTGTGTAGGAATGCGATTTGGACTATGATTGAAGGAGTGGGATGGGTTTTTGATTTATTTCACTTTTTGTATGACGTCGTCGCCCTCCGTcccatttggtggatgccagatACAGCGAGAGGCTCAGAGATATAGAATCAGTCAGGATGTTTCGTATGCAGAGGATGTAAGACAGATTGGTGTGACTACAGTGCGGAATgttggagcttccatggctgctcctgtactACAGTAAGTGGACCTTATGTTGGGGTTGGTGTTTCTGCTGGTCCTGGAATGGTTTCTCGACCTGTTCAGAAATCTTGCGCTCATGAATGTGCCCTGTCAAAGGACATTTTGATAGTGACAAAAGTTAACCTTACCAATGAAAGCTATGACATCAACATGACTCGGGTTGTGGAAAGCAGAAATGCTTGAAGGTTATTGTGGAAAAGGCAAAATAGTTATTGGGGTTAACAGATACTGTTGAAATGGTTGTAGACATGCTGAATAATCCTACGGGTGGAGGAGGGTTAGTAGGGCTTTCCCCCCCCCAGTTATTTTTTCTTAGTGCATAATTAGGTAGACCATGATTGATgcacactccagcacagtaggtggcggcatgcacctttAAACCTTTGTTTGCGGACCGCAATGATATCATAGAAGACTAAGACGAACGGAAGTGAACAGTGACCAATAACTATTTCCACGTTAGCGTTTTTATTGTTAATATTTAGATGTGTATTACCACCCTGGAACGCAATATGACTTAACTGCACAGTATCACATACTTAACCCATGTAGTTTTTTATTCGCGTTGGAGACAGGACTTGGTTGATATGTTATCTaggtaacgctagctagctagctgctaacaaTGGCCGGTAACTCTAACGGTATGGTatttcacactcaaatagcctccatcatggaggtgctagcgaatgcagccgtggccgagatctgtaaactcgtagacgacgactatgcagtgtttcgtttggaaataagtcaaagccagaaagaaaacagggcaTTGCGGAAGAAAGTACTGGAACTGAAGGTGGCACGGGAACGCGCAGAGAGGACAACACGAGAGCGCGTCCTCGCCAGTCGTGTCAAGATCGtcgaccgatacagaggaatggcaagaggtGCATTTTGCAGAAGGCTGCAttcatattgtaacgaccctgggtttataagcgcggaaatcgactctgccgtttgagcatgcttttgcggcacagtcgatagcgcgccggacctcgggctaggaggtcgagggttcgagacctgctccctgcctgtttcattacattggtgtcagaagtgggatcggacctcgcatccacgacagtgcgtgtgcttggccggtgagcgcgttcctgtaagacgtaaagtcgcaagctagcgcgaggacgcgctctttgaaaggagggagtagtgtaacgaccctgggtttataagcgcggaaatcgactctgccgtttgagcatgcttttgcggcacagtcgatagcgcgccggacctcgggctaggaggtcgagggttcgagacctgctccctgcctgtttcattacaatatataCGGCAGTGCCTTTCGCCCCCTTGCCCTATGCAAATGTATTCAGATGTGTTACCCTGAATTTGGTATTGGTCAGTTTTTGGATTGTACGCAATAATTCCCCAAATTACTTTGCTATCTTGTGCAAATACACAATATCATATTCTAACCACATTCTTGATTTACTGTATTTCCTATTATTTCCTCACTGAAAACAATATGATGCATGGAACATTATACATTAATCAATAAATAGTATATCAATAAGTTATGAGAAGTGTTACCTTATCATTGCCAATTGCAGACTGCCAATGGTGTATAATATAGCATTGACAGTAGCTAacgccagggtttcccaaactcagtccttggggtgcacgttttggtttttgaccTAATACTACACAGCTTattcaaattatcaaagcttgatgattagttgattatttgaatcagctgtggaGTGTTAGGGCAAaacccaaaatgtgcaacccttgGGGTCCTTAGGATGGAGTTTGGGAAACCCAGAGTTAACCTCACCACCTCTTTTCCCCCAATCACTCTCTCAGGTGAAGGACCTCTCACTGCAGGccacaggagctttgtgaagccagcTGGACACAATTCATGGAGAGTTGACCAACTAATCACTATTGATGAGGGGAGCGGAACCTCAACCCAGCAAGTTATTgtgatagaggttagtgtaatAGTGTTACATAAAAATGTGTTACTTTATAAATTAAATGTGTCTTTTTATTTCAGAAAGGCTGCCCTTAGCTATTCACTTGCTTACATGTACATCCTAATTTATCTGCCATAGGGGAGCTTGTGAGACTTCATTACAACATTTATCAAATTCTACTCATGTACCGGTAATAACCTCTTCTCTTCTTGTGTCAGTCTGCAGATGGAGAGGCTGCTGGTCATGAGGTCAAGCAGGAGAggtctgaaggagaggaggacccatggcacagcagagacatccagactggaGTAGCTGGAGCACCCCCTGTAGCCACAGAAGACCCCACCACCGCTCCAGCGCAGCCCAGGACCAGATGCAGCATCACGGAGATCAGTGGAACGCAGAATGCCGTCCtcaagtcagagacagacaccaaGACATTAACTGTACACACAGGATCTGACCACAGgtcagacccagagagactgggGCTGAGGAGACTGGGCTGTCCTCCTGCTCCTGGCTCAGAGTATTTACCGGTATTTCAACAAATCCAGAAGATGGTTCATTCCCGTGGAGATGGTAATGCGTTAGACACTGAAGTTGATGATCCGTCTTGTTCTTACGCTACAGAGATGGACCCTGGCAACATATCCTTGGGTTTAGAGACACAGACTGATCTGTCTAGAGGGGACTGgaaccagtacagtagtagtgtatacACTGAAAGTTGCCtagataagaaaggggaggttATAGTTGTAGATGAGGTGACTGTGAAAGTGGAGAGGGATGTTCCTCCCACATGGAATGCAGATAGTCACCAAGGAGACAGACACTCACAGGGCAGAGACTTCTTAGATTACAGGGAAAGCTTAGAGACAAATCCAAATGTCACGACTCACTCCCCTTTACACGCGCTCAGGGATTGCGACCTAGTGTCCACATCGATGGGGCATTCCGATTCACACCTTTTCGATCAGGTATTGAACTCAAACGACTGGGCTAGAGCCCAGGCTCAGGAAGGGGGAGCAACGTCAGGCAATAGTAAAGAgaaacggttcctctgcatgttctgtaacaaaggcttcagctgcctccagaaggtggagatccaccagagggtccacacaggggagaaaccttacagctgtaaccagtgtgagaagaggttctcccgcCAGGACCACCTGAAAAGGCACCAGatggtccacacaggggagaaaccctacagctgtacccagtgtcacatgcgcttcGCCCAGGCTGGTCACCTGAAGATGCACTTGAAGGTCCACACGGGAGAAAGGCATTTTGCTTGTACGCACtgcgggaagaggttctcagagaggagctacctcaggatacaccagcagaaaaaacATTCCACTCTATAAAATAGAAAGTAACATTCCACTTGATAGCTTCTGGCGTTTTGATCAAACCCTGCATTTAAGACAAAGATACATTTTCATCAGAAATTTGGGATAATGAGAGTAACACATTTCAGTGTTGAATATTCCTGGGTAGGATATTGCATCCAGACGTGTGAGATATATAAAAGTCTGTTTCATATTGTTTGTGCTGTGTAGGCTATATGGTGGTCACAAATTTTCCCAAGACACTTAATGAAAAAATGTATTCCGTTCATCAAGTTCATACTGACTTTTAGTTGAGAcacgtgtatgtgtgtttttcaTATGGTGTATTCAGCTCTTGTttgtttaataaacacaaaatgggACTTTTCATTCCAAGACTTTCGTTGAGACTCTTTAGACCCACACATTAAAAAGCACCTACTGTACAAGTCAAAATACTTTAGCCCGGTTTGTCTGACTTTTGATTTATCATTTCTGACTTGTTTTTACCCACAGCATCATTTATGTCCACCGTGATGGGTTTAACAACAATTTAAGAAATTCTGTATCTACGGTATAGGACTCAAAgggtggaggtcagagacctggcagtgatTGTGgacatgatcgtggactacaggaaaaggagggctgagcacgccctgtggcggatgaatcagaattagttgggtaacatagatcattaagatgtcttatctgcataatatgcttatgtggtatacttgttattagaatgtatcccttcggactctggtgttggcagttgcacttcttccctcagctggggctcagtcacctggggcccagagaggggagagttcaggcttgtctttcacatgtccctggtgctatgcagaatatcagaaagggaagaggacaggagggaacattgtcttcatatgtgaatgtgtctttacctattctaaaccatgtgaagggatggcgtgattagtggggaaccaattacttgtctccacaatgtctgtgcgccagtcactccctcctttggcattgggggatgtgtgtggtagtgtctggagttgacaattgatttatgccattggtcgagttggtgtttttgtgctaggAGTAACAGGAACAAGATAGGAACttcgtcttagggaccaaactgaacgataatttatagcgaatgctatctggctacgggacACTCCTTTCTCATTTATGAAGTctcaccttgtgacccattctatgtatctgttgttcgtcatgtaggttgaaaggggtgtatcttggctataaaagacctttgtacttttgtctcgccACTCTCAACGGATTATTAGAAATGGTGAATCATTGACAAGTcattgctattgcaaagctctcattattaaagatttagtttaagtataactctgacttgtgtgataagtttgtctctcctcatttgatagtaaagaaatgaaccaccacagcccccattctcatcgacggggctgtagtggagcaggttgagagcttcaagttccttggtgtccacatcaccaacaaactatcatggtccaaacataccaagacagtcgtgaagagggcacgacaaagcctattccccctcaagagactgaaaagatttggcatggctcctcagatcctcaaaaatgtctacagctgcaccaccgagagcatcctaactggttgcatcaccacctggtatggcaactgctcggcctctgaccgcaaggctctacagaggggattgcgtacagcccagtacatcactggggccaagcttcctgccatgaAGGAcccctataccaggcggtgtcagaggaaggccctaaaaatggtcaaagactccagccaccctagtcatagactgttctctctgctgccgcacagcaagcagtaccggagtgccaagtctaggtccaaaaggcttcttaacagtttctaccaccaagccataagcctgctgaacagctaatcaaatggataCCCATACTATTTGCATTTCTGGGCGAGAGAttcatgttttatgtgtgtgaCCAGGTCGACCGTACATCATCTGGGCCGACAGTCAAAGGCGCTTGCTTACCCAACTTGGGGGAATTGTTGAGCTACTCTTAGATGGAATATGTCTGGAGTGACTTCCTGTCATTCTGGCCGGTATTGTCCTCACTCAGTTGCGACAGACTGAGGCAACCTTTTCACCCAGTTGtctcccctcacacacatacacatacataggGTCACGTGTTCTGCAGATGCTTGCATGGGGTAGCTTGACTATATAAATGCTCCTGTATTCTTTGTACAGGAGGCTCTCACTCCATCTCACCTGCGTGGGTGGTGCGACCAGCCTCCTCATTATAATACGTTTTTAATAAAAGTAATACCTTAATTGATTTTGCCTCTCCTCATTATTAGTTACAggtagaatttccaccacacTATGTAGACCGGTGGGGACCTGATCCTCAATCAGAACTTCTACACTGAGactctttgtggatacgggccctgtTCTTGATGAATTTTGTCTTAAGTGTGGGACCATGCCTTTAAATTACCAAAACATTAAAGATTGTCAAGTAGTCACATCAACTAACACGTTTGCATAGTACTCATAGCAATCCCTCATTACCCAATCAGAAGATGCTTCATAGCAGGGTGCTCATATCAGATTTTttgatccaacatcctctcactctgtatctcttagtcagtagacatggaggatgggaagATTGATCTGCTGCTGGTCAAAAAGGAGACAGTAGAAGACGGACCAGAAAGCATTAATCTGCTGAGTGGATtaaagatgggggagcaaggtaaggaagaaatacatatagcctacatacagtaatagATCTTCAATGGGAATAGTGATGGATCTGGCTTTTATTTTCTCTTCATTCATAAAATTAAATCAATACAACTTATGTTTACatactaaaacacacacaatttATGAACTTGACCAGGTAATTGACTCAAATTCCATTGGGCCCGTGGGACGACATCACTGAGCAAGCCAGGACCAAAGGCAACATAGTGGAGGTCAGTGGATGGGACAGAGTCCTCAACTGTTAACCACAGCTAGAAACAGACAGTCGAACACAAAACGACAACCGAACTTAGTCTCCATGACAACAGGGTGAAGCACAGATGTGGTCTGTGGGGACGGTATACGGCGGGAGAGAACAGATTTGGCTAGAGATGTTTCGTCCTGCTCCTATAATTGTgattcagagagactgatggCACCTAAAGTTAACCccctaacaggtgctgccttcagcctgccttctataggatctatcaactggaacatggACCCTGTGACAACACAGGGTCCACGTCCTCACACTCTCCTAATGTTAAACCAGACCTCAGATAATGCCTCAAGACTAAATGGCTACACAAGCCCATTGACAAATGACAGTAGTAGAGATGTAACCAGTAAAGTTGGCAGCGCCAAAGAGAAGCACTTCCTGTGTTTGTTCTGTGGGAAAGCCTTCAGTTTCCCCAAACAGGCtgagatccaccagagggtccacacaggggagaaaccgttCAGCTGCCCCCAGTGTAAGAAAAGGTTCTCCCACCAGCACCagatgcacctgaaggtccaTAAGGAAGAAAGGCTGTTTGCCTGTATGCACAGCATGTAATGACATGTAATATAGTACTAATTAGTTTGTAGTTAATTCTGTTGGTTTTGGATGTAGTGAAATGAGGAAAGAAAGAGTATGATGAGGCAGAGTAGATGATATGGTGATGGTTGGTGTGATGGTGTCTGTACAAATGCTTCACTGATGAAGTGACAAACTTTGTCCCTTTAGAGACTGGTGTTTTATAGTGAGATAATGATAGTGCCTTAATTCATGTTTACTTGACATGAAGTAGTGAAGCAGTGTGCTATGTAATGTTGAACCTTATTAAAGTATTctcaaatgtattttatcaaaGCGAGAGTACCACATTTACACAAAAGGAAAAGTGTTACAATAGTGAGAAGTTATTCTACTTGTCACGTATCGTTTTGTGCAATAAACGTGATTTGTAATGCCGTTTTGTTGAAATTAAATACTAAATTGATTGTGCTGACAGACTTGGTTATTTTTGTATCATTGTAGAGACCGAGTGTTGGCTCCATATTGTTAGGTACTTGAATCCCAGTGTTAGAGATGGGCTTGACTGTGGTTAACATGTAATAATATGCCATGTTTGTGTGTAAAGCAAAGAGTTTCTTATATAAACCGTTATGCTTTTCTGTACAATCTTTGTTTGCAGTCTGCAGTCCTTGAAGACCTGCTGATATCCAGTGTTACTAGCGGCAGACACTGGACCTCTGAGGCGGATGGTCACAAACTTTGGACCAGGACAATGCATCAGGAGCCATTCCCGAGTCAGAACCCAACCGTGAGGGACAGAGACTCAACCACAACCATTACacacagtaccttcagaaagtattcacaccccttgactttttccacattttgttgtgttacagcctgaatttaaaattgattaaatgtagatgatttgtgtcactggcctacatacaaaaccccataatgtcaaagtggaattatgtttttcgaaatgtttacaaattgattaaaaatgaaaagctgaaatgtcttgagtcaataaggaTTCAACCCATTTGTTCAGGAGTaagaatttgcttaacaagtcacatacagtgagtccatgcaacttgtgcAATAatatagtgtttaacataatttctGAACGACTCCTCTACCCTACACAcacttatctgtaaggtccctcagtcgagcaatggatttcaaacacagattcaaccacaaagaccagggaggttttccaatgtctgttggtagatgggtaaaaaaaacatAAACATACATTCAATATCCTTTTGATCACGGTGAAGTTTTTTAATTAtctctatttaactaggcaagtcagttaaggacaaattcttatttacaatgacggccttaactgccttgtccaggggcagaacgacagattctttttttctttcttcttaaattttacccccttttcgtggtatccaatcgctagtaattactatcttgtctcatcgctacaactcccgtacgggctccggagagacgaaggttgaaagccatgcgtcctccgaagcacaacccaaccaagccgcactgcttcttaacacagcgcgcctccaacccggaagccagccgcaccaatgtgtcggaggaaacacc
Coding sequences within it:
- the LOC120034842 gene encoding zinc finger and SCAN domain-containing protein 22-like, whose amino-acid sequence is MAGNSNGMVFHTQIASIMEVLANAAVAEICKLVDDDYAVFRLEISQSQKENRALRKKVLELKVARERAERTTRERVLASRVKIVDRYRGMARGEGPLTAGHRSFVKPAGHNSWRVDQLITIDEGSGTSTQQVIVIESADGEAAGHEVKQERSEGEEDPWHSRDIQTGVAGAPPVATEDPTTAPAQPRTRCSITEISGTQNAVLKSETDTKTLTVHTGSDHRSDPERLGLRRLGCPPAPGSEYLPVFQQIQKMVHSRGDGNALDTEVDDPSCSYATEMDPGNISLGLETQTDLSRGDWNQYSSSVYTESCLDKKGEVIVVDEVTVKVERDVPPTWNADSHQGDRHSQGRDFLDYRESLETNPNVTTHSPLHALRDCDLVSTSMGHSDSHLFDQVLNSNDWARAQAQEGGATSGNSKEKRFLCMFCNKGFSCLQKVEIHQRVHTGEKPYSCNQCEKRFSRQDHLKRHQMVHTGEKPYSCTQCHMRFAQAGHLKMHLKVHTGERHFACTHCGKRFSERSYLRIHQQKKHSTL